The sequence below is a genomic window from Henriciella marina DSM 19595.
CGCGCCCCAGGCCGATAGCGCCGTGGAGGCGGGCAGACCGGCAAATGCGATGGAGAGCCCAGCCAGACGATCAGAGCGGACGGCCTCAGGGCCTTCTATGACGTCTGCCGGAATTTTCGAGCGGAAGCATGTGCCTGCGCCGGGCGCACTTCGCAAGGTGATGCTTCCGCCCATCGCTTCGCTGAGCCGTTTCACGATGGCAAGTCCAAGACCGACCCCGCCATCCTTGCGCGCATCATCAGACGAGGTCTGGCGGAAGGCGTCGAAAAGGCGTTCCTGATCGGCCGCCGCGATCCCAGGGCCGGTGTCGCGGACATTGAAGACGAGACTGCCGTCATAATAATCCATATCGACAAGCACGCTGCCGGTTTCGGTGAATTTCAACGCGTTGCCGACAAGGTTGAAAAGGATCTGGCGGAGCTTTCCGGCGTCGGCAGTCAGACTGGCCGGGACGTTGGGGCGGCAGAGAACGCCAAGGTCGAGGCCTGCGGCATGCGCGCGCGGCGAGAGGAGTTCAGTCACCTCGCGGGCAAGGTCGCGCACGCAGAAGGTTTCAGGTTCGATCTCCGGAACGCCTGTATCGAGGCGCGCATAGTCGAGGATATTATTGAGCAGATCGAGAAGCCGGGAACCGGATGACCGGATCGCTTCGGCATATTCCTTCTGGGCAGGGTCCAGCTCTGTCTCCAGAAGCAGGGACACCGTGCCCAGAATACCGTTGAGCGGCGTGCGGATTTCATGGCTGGTGGTCGCCAGAAAGGCCTGTTCGGCCGAAGGGGCGTCGTTCTTCTCTGTCATGCCAGGCGGTGTAACGCCAAAAATTGAGGAATCGCTTAACCGCGTTTCAGCGCGCAAGCGCGTGCGTGTCGCCGACGGTCTGTCCATCGGGCAGGCGCCGCCGATAGCTGAGCGCTTCGGCCACGTGAACACGTTTGATACCACCTGCACCGTCAAGGTCTGCGATGGTGCGCGCGACTTTCAAGACGCGGTGATAGGCCCGCGCAGAGAGCGCAAGTTTTGCTGCCGCATCAGAGAGAAGCGAGCTGGCCGCCTCATCGGCGGAGGCAATCTCAACCAGGCGCCGGGTCGGTGCATCTGCATTGACCGGGCGGCGCGCTTCGCGTGGATCAGTCTGCTCATAGCGCTCTGATTGGACATCGCGCGCGAGCTGGACACGCTGCCTGGCCTCGGCGGTGCCTTCCGAAGGCGACGGCAGAGCGAGGTCGACGGCGGTGACGGGCGGGGTGTCGAAGAAAAGATCGATGCGGTCGAAAAAGGGCCCGGAAATGCGCGCCTGATACTGGCGGGCGCAGGCCGGTCCGCGCCGGCAGGCCCCATCGCCCGGACCGCCGCCGCACCGGCAGGGGTTCATCGCCGCGATGAGTTGGAAACGGGCGGGATATTTCACATGCCGGTTGGCACGCGAAATAACGACCGCGCCATCCTCAAGCGGCTGGCGAAGGCTGTCGAGAACCTGCGCCGGAAATTCGGGAAGCTCATCAAGAAAAAGGACGCCGTGATGGGCAAGCGAAACCTCTCCCGGGCGCGCCTTGATACCGCCGCCGACCAGAGCCGCCATTGATGCAGAATGATGCGGGGCGCGGAACGGGCGCTGGCGCGATAGCTGGCCGCGCTGAAGCATGCCTGCCACAGATTGTATCTGCGACACCTCAAGAAGCTCGGTTGCCGATAGCGGCGGCAGGAGACCGGGCAGGCGCTGGGCCAGCATGGATTTGCCGGACCCGGGCGGGCCGCAGAAGAGAAGATTGTGCCCGCCAGCCGCAGCAATTTCGAGCACACGCTTGGCCCCGTCCTGACCTTTCACATCTGCAAGGTCAGGCACGGCGTCCGGGGCGGCGAGTTCACCGGCAACAGGCGCAGGCAGACTGACCCGGCCAGCGAAATGATTGATCATGGAGATGAGGTTCGCGACCGCAATTGTGCCGTCGCCCGCCCACGCGGCCTCGGGCCCGCAAACTTCCGGGCAGATGAGCCGGAGGTCCATCGCCTGCGCCGCCATGGCGGCTGGCAGGACGCCAAGCGTCTGGCCGAGCGCGCCGTCAAGCGACAGCTCTCCAATTGCGGCATGACCATCAAGTGCGTCAGGCGCGATCACACCCATGGCTGCAAGTACGCCGAGCGCGATGGCAAGGTCATAATGGCTGCCTTCCTTGGGAAGATCGGCCGGGGCGAGATTTACGGTGATCCGCTTGGGCGGAATGGCGAGGCCTATGGCGGAAAAGGCGGCGCGCACACGTTCGCGGCTCTCGCCAACCGCCTTGTCCGGCAGGCCGACGATGGTGAAAAAAGGATTGCCTGACGTGATGTGGACCTGAACGTCGACAGGTTTGGCCTCGATCCCCTCGAAGGCAAATGTCGTAACGCGGCAGACCATGGCGACTTCCTTTCGCTGTTCCGCCTAGCACAAAGCGCAGAACAAAGAAAGAACAATATCGCCCTATAGTTCAAGGCATGGGCCGCTCATGCCTAGTCGAGGCGGATAATGGCGTCCGGGTCGTCTTCAGGCTCAAGCTCAGGTGTATCGACCTCTGCGGCGATGCTGCCCGCCGGATTGTTGAGCGTGGGGGTCTGCACCTCAGGCAGCTGATCGAGGGTCGTGGACTGCGGCGGCGTGGCCGGAAGGTTGATGCCCATTCCGTTCGGTGCCGGTGCGTCAGGGGTGCGCAGGTTGAAACCGCTATCGGTCTGCGCAGGCGGCACAGGGTCGCCGCCGGGAACGCGCAGATTGAAGCGCGAGCGGCTTGGCTGGCTTGTTTCTGGTGTGGACGCCTCGGCGACAGCGTCTGTCTCGGCTTGCACCGTTTCAGGATCGACAGGCGCTTCCTGGGAACATGCTGTTCCAACTAGTGCGATAGCCAGACCAGCGGCGAGCGAAAGTGCTTTCATGTTCATGTCTCCAGAGTGTGGGTGTGCTCAGGTTTTGGCAACTCTGTCTTGCACACAATCCCAGAAAATTGCTGCCGCATCTATCCCGGCGAAGCGTTTCAGCTCCTGAATGCCGGTCGGAGACGTGACATTTACTTCGGTGAGTTTGTCACCGATTACATCTATACCAACAAAGAGCTGATCGCGGCGGCGGAGCTCTGGGCCGATTGCCGCGCAGATTCGTAGGTCGATCTCACTTAGCTCTGACGGTTCGGCTGTGCCGCCGACATGCATGTTGGAGCGGGTCTCGCCCTTCTTCGGGCGCCGGTTGATCGCGCCAACGGGCTCTCCATTGACCAGAATAACGCGCTTGTCCCCATTGCTGACGGCGGGCAGGAATGCCTGTACGATCATGGGCTCGCGGGTGCGCTCCAGAAACATTTCCATCAGCGATGAGAAATTGCTGTCATCTTCCTTCATGCGGAAGACACCGGCCCCGCCATTACCATAGAGCGGCTTGATGATGATGTCGCGGTGGCGCCGACGGAAGGCTTCGATGGCCTTGAGGTCGCGCGAGATAAGCGTGTCCGGAATGATCTCCGGGAAGAGAAGCGGGAACAGTTTTTCCGGGCCCGACCGTACAAATTCCGGATCGTTGAGCACCAGCGTCTTGCCTTTCAGGAGCTCCAGAAGGTGACAGGCGGTAATGTAGGACATGTCGAAAGGCGGGTCCTGACGCATCAGGACAACGTCAATGTCTTCGGCAAGGTCGAGGATGGTTTCTTCACCAAACACGCCGGGCGTTTCCTTGACGCGCTGCACCCTGGCCGGGCGCGCGCGGGCAAGCAGCTTGCCGCTGTCAAAGCTCAGATGATGGGGTTGATAGACGAACAGCTCATGGCCGCGCGCCTGCGCTTCTTCGGCCAGAGCGAAAGTCGTGTCGGCATTGATGTCGACTTCTTCCAGCGGGTCCATCTGGATCGCGATGCGCAAGCTCATACCGGTCAGCCTTATATCAGTGTCTTCAGACAGGCTATATGAAGGTGATTGGCCGCCTTGATAAGCGCCGAGCTCGCATTCCTTTCATGACGCGCATGAAAAACGCCCCTCCCGGAAGGAAGGGGCGCACATCAGATTTGAGGTGAAATCCCCGGGAGGAAGGGGGTTTATTCTGGCAGGATCACGCCGTCGATGGCGTGGATGACGCCGTTGGAGGTGTAGACATCTGCCATGATCACTTCGGCGCCGCCGACCGTGATCGTGCCGTCGGTGTTAACGACATCGATTGTCTCGCCGCCGAGGGTTTCGACTTCGGTCGTGCCTTCAGCAATGTCGCCCGACTTGATCTTGCCGGACACGACGTGAAGTTTGAGGATCGCCTGAAGCTGGTCGATATTCTCGTCCATCAGCAGGGTCTCGACGGTGCCGTCTGGCAGCGCTGCGAAGGCGTCATTGGTTGGCGCAAAGACGGTGAACGGGCCATCGCCTTTCAGTGCATCGACGAGGCCGGCTTCGGTGACGGCTGTCACGAGCGTAGAGAAGCTGTCATTGCTAGCAGCCGTATCGACAATGTCCTTCTTGTCCGACATTTCCTTGTGGTGATCGGCATAGGCAACGCTTGCGCCGCCAACGAAGAGGGCAGTTGCTGCAACGGATGCGAAGAGTTTTTTCATGGGGAAGCTCCTTGGGTTGTGGTGCTTGTGTTACGGGCCCCAAAAGCGATTGGATTATTAAAAAACCTAAATATTACAACGCAATGTTCGAGCAGAAAATTGTGGCAATACATGGAATACGGGCCGCAGGCTGAACTGGATCAATCCAGATCGTCGCACCCTGGAGGGGCAGAATTCGTTATGGCGGTTGGCCCGGCGCCCGCGCTGCTCCATATTCGGCCCACCTCATAGAACAGGACCTGACCCGATCATGATCAAAGCGTTCACCGCCCTTGCCGGACTTGCCATCGTCGCTGCCTGTGCCCAGTCGCCCGCTACCGGTTCGCAGACCGGACAGATGGGCGCCGAAACCGACCCCGTGCTCGAGACGAAGGTTCTTGGATCGCTCAACTATCGCCCGCGTATTGCGCTTCCGCAGGATGCGGTCGCTCATCTCAGTGTTCGCGGCGCCGGCAGTGATGAGGCGGAGCTTCTGGCAGAGCAGAGTTTCGCTCTGAATGGCCGCCAGGTCCCGATCCCGTTCGAGATCATCGTGCAGCAGGAGGCTGAAGACGGCGCGCTCGGCTTGAGCGCCGATATCCGCTCAGGCGCCGGTGAGCTGCTCTGGCAGACCGATGAGGCTCGCGCCTTCGCTGCCAATGGCACGCAGACGGATCTCGACATGGTGATGCTGGCCCCGGCTGGCAAAAATCTCGTGACGCTGGAGGACCTCGCAGGCCGCGAGTGGATGATTGCACGGCTGAATGGCAAGCCTGTGCTTACGTCTGTGCCGATCACGCTGACCTTTTCCGAAACCGGCCAGATCAGCGGACAAGCCTCCTGCAACGCCTATACGGCGAGCGCCTCTGTTGAAGATAGCATGTTGAGCATCGGCCCGGTGGCGCTGACGCGGAAAGGCTGCATGCCGGACGTCATGGTGCAGGAAGCCTTCTATCTCGACCTGCTGGAATACGTATCGCTGATGCAAATCGACGAAACGGGTCTGCTGACGATGTCTGCAGATACGGGCGAAACGCTGACGGCGCGCTAGGGCGCCGCCCGACCCTGTCGCTAGTAGACGTTGCCGCCGAGCAGTTCCTGGTCCGGGTTCTGCGCGCCGGGCGACTCGTTCTTGCGCGGCAGACCTTCGCGGACACGGACATAAGAGACGACGCGCTTCACACCGCGCACGAGGCTGGCGCGCTCTGCGGCCGCTTCAAGTTCTTCCTCTGACCGGGCAAAGCCCATCAGATAGACCACGCCGGCATAGGTCTCGATATTGAAATTGAGGCTTTTGACGTCCCGCGAGGCAACCAGGGATGAGCGCACGCGTGCGGTGATCAGCTCGTCCGAAGCGTTTGCGATGAAGCCGCCCGGCGCCTCGATCTGGATTTCGTTCGCCACATCGATAATGCGGCTGGAGCTCCAGGCGATGTCTTCGGCTTTCACGCGCATTTCAGGGCTGGCGACGCGGCCAGAGAGAAGCGCGAGGCCATCGGCGACCTCAACATCGACCTCGCCATAGCCGCCTTCACTCAGAAGCTTCGCCTTGATCTCATTGGAGGCAGTGGCGTCGTCCAGCGCTTCGCCCATTGTGCGTTCCTGTACGGCGGCGACACCGACCGCGCCGGCGGTTCCGACAGCCGCAGCGATACAGCCGCTCAGGCTGAAGACGCCAAGGAGGGCAGGGGCCAGAATACGGGGGATGGTCATAGATGTTCGCCTCATAGTCGTCAGGTCCGATGCCAAAGCCCTAGCGACCGCTTGGGGCAAAATCTGGGCGCCACTGATCAATAAGGTGAAGCGGCCGCCGCATGGGACGGATCACAACCAGATCAAAGCGCCAGTCACAGGCCTGCAGCTTTTCGCGCCGCGCGGTCCAGCTGGCCGCCGCGCGGTTGATCCGCTGCCAGGAGGGAGAGGTGACCGCATTCGCGCCGATTGTGAAGTCGGCGCGTGCTTTCACCTCAATGAAGGCAAGCAATTTGCCCTTGCGGGCGATAATGTCGATTTCACCAACAGTGAGCCGCACCCGCCGATCGAGGATGCGATAGCCCTTGGCGCGCAGCCAGAGAGCCGCAAGGGTTTCTGCGCGCCGACCACGCGCTTCTGCAGCTTCGCGGCGGCCTGGGCCCGCCCTAGCCATTCTTCAGTTGCAAGGCACGCTGATAGAGATCGCGCTTCGAGAGGCCGAATACGTCTGCGACCTCATTGGCTGCGGCCTTCATCGGCAGGCGCTGCATCGCGTCATTGAGCGCGGCGTCTATATCGCCGGCATCCGTAACCCGTTCGGCGGGCGGACCGACAAGCACGACGATTTCGCCTTTCGGGGCGCCCGCCTCTGCATAATGGGCCGCAAGCTCACCCAGCGTGCCGCTGCGCACCTCCTCGAAGAGCTTTGTCAGTTCCCGCGCGACGACGCAGTTACGGTCGGCCCCAAGCGTTTCGGCAAGATCGGCAAGTGAGGCAGCAAGACGAGAGCCGCCTTCATAGAAGATCAGCGTGGCCGGGACGGTCTTCAGCTCTTCTGCGGCCCGCTGGCGCGCGCCCGTCTTCGGCGGCAGGAAGCCGCAAAACATGAAACGGTCACTCGCAAGACCGGAGGCAACAAGTCCGGCCAGCATGGCAGACGGCCCCGGTATCGGGATGATCCGCACGCCGGCCTCGCGCGCCTCATGAACGAGTTTCCAGCCCGGATCGGACACCAGTGGCGTGCCCGCATCGGAAATGAGCGCAAGACAGGCGCCATCGACAAGCCGCGCGATCAGGCCGGGCCGGCGCTCAGCCCCATTATGGTCATGATAGGGGCTCAGTTTTGCGTGAATGCCATGCGCATCAAGGAGCTTGCGTCCAACCCGGGTGTCCTCGGCAAGGACCTCATCAACCGAGCCCAGCGTATCCAGCGCCCGCAAGGTTATGTCGCGGAGGTTGCCGATAGGTGTGGACACAATGTAGAGGCCGGACTCAAGCCGCGCGACAGCGTGTTGCGCAGGCCCCGGCCCGGCAGTAGTCTCGCCGGATCTGCGGTCGCTCGATCGAGAAGAAGGAAAACTGGATGACATTCCGTC
It includes:
- a CDS encoding YifB family Mg chelatase-like AAA ATPase; its protein translation is MVCRVTTFAFEGIEAKPVDVQVHITSGNPFFTIVGLPDKAVGESRERVRAAFSAIGLAIPPKRITVNLAPADLPKEGSHYDLAIALGVLAAMGVIAPDALDGHAAIGELSLDGALGQTLGVLPAAMAAQAMDLRLICPEVCGPEAAWAGDGTIAVANLISMINHFAGRVSLPAPVAGELAAPDAVPDLADVKGQDGAKRVLEIAAAGGHNLLFCGPPGSGKSMLAQRLPGLLPPLSATELLEVSQIQSVAGMLQRGQLSRQRPFRAPHHSASMAALVGGGIKARPGEVSLAHHGVLFLDELPEFPAQVLDSLRQPLEDGAVVISRANRHVKYPARFQLIAAMNPCRCGGGPGDGACRRGPACARQYQARISGPFFDRIDLFFDTPPVTAVDLALPSPSEGTAEARQRVQLARDVQSERYEQTDPREARRPVNADAPTRRLVEIASADEAASSLLSDAAAKLALSARAYHRVLKVARTIADLDGAGGIKRVHVAEALSYRRRLPDGQTVGDTHALAR
- a CDS encoding YraN family protein, translating into MARAGPGRREAAEARGRRAETLAALWLRAKGYRILDRRVRLTVGEIDIIARKGKLLAFIEVKARADFTIGANAVTSPSWQRINRAAASWTARREKLQACDWRFDLVVIRPMRRPLHLIDQWRPDFAPSGR
- a CDS encoding META domain-containing protein — its product is MIKAFTALAGLAIVAACAQSPATGSQTGQMGAETDPVLETKVLGSLNYRPRIALPQDAVAHLSVRGAGSDEAELLAEQSFALNGRQVPIPFEIIVQQEAEDGALGLSADIRSGAGELLWQTDEARAFAANGTQTDLDMVMLAPAGKNLVTLEDLAGREWMIARLNGKPVLTSVPITLTFSETGQISGQASCNAYTASASVEDSMLSIGPVALTRKGCMPDVMVQEAFYLDLLEYVSLMQIDETGLLTMSADTGETLTAR
- the gshB gene encoding glutathione synthase — protein: MSLRIAIQMDPLEEVDINADTTFALAEEAQARGHELFVYQPHHLSFDSGKLLARARPARVQRVKETPGVFGEETILDLAEDIDVVLMRQDPPFDMSYITACHLLELLKGKTLVLNDPEFVRSGPEKLFPLLFPEIIPDTLISRDLKAIEAFRRRHRDIIIKPLYGNGGAGVFRMKEDDSNFSSLMEMFLERTREPMIVQAFLPAVSNGDKRVILVNGEPVGAINRRPKKGETRSNMHVGGTAEPSELSEIDLRICAAIGPELRRRDQLFVGIDVIGDKLTEVNVTSPTGIQELKRFAGIDAAAIFWDCVQDRVAKT
- a CDS encoding BON domain-containing protein, whose product is MTIPRILAPALLGVFSLSGCIAAAVGTAGAVGVAAVQERTMGEALDDATASNEIKAKLLSEGGYGEVDVEVADGLALLSGRVASPEMRVKAEDIAWSSSRIIDVANEIQIEAPGGFIANASDELITARVRSSLVASRDVKSLNFNIETYAGVVYLMGFARSEEELEAAAERASLVRGVKRVVSYVRVREGLPRKNESPGAQNPDQELLGGNVY
- a CDS encoding ATP-binding protein, encoding MTEKNDAPSAEQAFLATTSHEIRTPLNGILGTVSLLLETELDPAQKEYAEAIRSSGSRLLDLLNNILDYARLDTGVPEIEPETFCVRDLAREVTELLSPRAHAAGLDLGVLCRPNVPASLTADAGKLRQILFNLVGNALKFTETGSVLVDMDYYDGSLVFNVRDTGPGIAAADQERLFDAFRQTSSDDARKDGGVGLGLAIVKRLSEAMGGSITLRSAPGAGTCFRSKIPADVIEGPEAVRSDRLAGLSIAFAGLPASTALSAWGALNDHGARISMVQNAVEARRAKPALIMAAAELPERSLKALTEIAPVLVVLRSADRGLLSRFHAIGVAGWLVRPLRDRSLVERAALVAAGTTGGDEEQDAPKGGRVLIADDNVVNALIARRALESAGYTVTVASTGREAIDSVENIPPALIFMDLRMPIMDGYEAMKALREAGNTMPIIAISAEINPEIERRARKAGADGVAAKPLDAEALRRLANDWTARRQGAA
- a CDS encoding fasciclin domain-containing protein; the encoded protein is MKKLFASVAATALFVGGASVAYADHHKEMSDKKDIVDTAASNDSFSTLVTAVTEAGLVDALKGDGPFTVFAPTNDAFAALPDGTVETLLMDENIDQLQAILKLHVVSGKIKSGDIAEGTTEVETLGGETIDVVNTDGTITVGGAEVIMADVYTSNGVIHAIDGVILPE
- the rsmI gene encoding 16S rRNA (cytidine(1402)-2'-O)-methyltransferase, with product MSTPIGNLRDITLRALDTLGSVDEVLAEDTRVGRKLLDAHGIHAKLSPYHDHNGAERRPGLIARLVDGACLALISDAGTPLVSDPGWKLVHEAREAGVRIIPIPGPSAMLAGLVASGLASDRFMFCGFLPPKTGARQRAAEELKTVPATLIFYEGGSRLAASLADLAETLGADRNCVVARELTKLFEEVRSGTLGELAAHYAEAGAPKGEIVVLVGPPAERVTDAGDIDAALNDAMQRLPMKAAANEVADVFGLSKRDLYQRALQLKNG